In Campylobacter sp. 2014D-0216, the following proteins share a genomic window:
- the glyS gene encoding glycine--tRNA ligase subunit beta gives MKLLIEIGTEELPAIPLLKELPNISKKWEKILQEYHLESEFKFFYTPRRLVFMHENFKEKQDDSFVEFIGAPKAIAYKDGKLTQAGLSFLEKSGLKEEELEFKEIKGKEVLYCQKQVQGLQSKVVLPQMIEAFLKSLSFGKTMRWGDGCFEFIRAIRSLCCVLNDELVEFESYGVKSAKSTFVHRSVSYDLIAFGNVDEYFKILEQNYIILDQATRKAIILDQLKALENENGITIAEDDELLAEVVAITEYPKALLGHFEKEYLEIPSEVIITSMRENQRYFAVFKDNALSNHFVVVSNAVCEDYSKIINGNERVLRARLSDAMFFWKNDLAQGLNNDKISQMVYLEGLGTLKDKITREQKIATKLCEVFANTQKDEILKALEYSKADLSTQMVYEFTDLQGIMGSYYAKAMGMSDELALAIKEQYLPNGDNSAMPSNEFSSIVALACKLDTLMGLFSIGKIPSGTKDPYALRRAANGVLKILLALNKSFDLKMFLEAISSEYKSFDHKILLDFILERLYTFYEVNASFVKAVLCSKTYDVIYIDSCIKALIQSASKTDFNQNFATFKRLANIALLSDVQVDESLFNTQEEKNLYQAFLQCKTQRHSTQELLENLFALKPQIDAFFDKVMINDKDEKIKNNRQALVCVIYREFLKIADIKELSL, from the coding sequence ATGAAATTGTTAATAGAAATAGGCACAGAAGAACTTCCTGCTATTCCTTTATTGAAAGAACTTCCAAATATTAGTAAAAAATGGGAAAAGATTTTACAAGAGTATCATTTAGAATCAGAATTTAAATTTTTCTATACTCCTAGAAGACTGGTTTTTATGCATGAAAATTTTAAAGAAAAACAAGATGATTCTTTTGTGGAATTTATTGGTGCACCCAAAGCAATAGCTTATAAAGACGGAAAGCTTACTCAGGCAGGACTTAGCTTTTTAGAAAAAAGCGGCTTAAAAGAAGAAGAGCTTGAGTTTAAAGAAATCAAAGGTAAAGAAGTATTATATTGTCAAAAACAAGTACAAGGCTTGCAAAGCAAAGTGGTTTTACCGCAAATGATCGAGGCTTTTTTGAAAAGCTTGAGTTTTGGTAAAACTATGAGATGGGGCGATGGTTGCTTTGAATTTATCAGGGCAATTCGTTCGCTTTGTTGTGTATTAAATGATGAATTGGTTGAATTTGAAAGCTATGGTGTTAAAAGTGCAAAAAGTACTTTTGTGCACAGAAGTGTTAGCTATGATTTGATAGCTTTTGGAAATGTTGATGAATATTTTAAAATTTTAGAACAAAATTATATTATCTTAGACCAGGCAACTAGAAAAGCGATTATTTTGGATCAGCTAAAGGCACTTGAAAATGAAAATGGTATTACAATTGCAGAAGATGATGAGCTTTTGGCTGAAGTTGTAGCTATTACAGAATACCCAAAAGCATTATTAGGACATTTTGAAAAAGAATATTTAGAAATCCCAAGTGAAGTGATTATCACTTCTATGAGAGAAAACCAGCGTTATTTTGCAGTATTTAAAGATAATGCTTTAAGCAATCATTTTGTGGTAGTTTCTAATGCAGTATGTGAGGATTATTCTAAAATCATTAATGGAAACGAAAGAGTTTTAAGAGCAAGATTAAGCGATGCGATGTTTTTTTGGAAAAATGATTTAGCGCAAGGTTTAAATAACGATAAAATAAGTCAAATGGTTTATCTTGAAGGGCTTGGCACTTTAAAAGATAAAATCACTAGGGAGCAAAAAATCGCTACTAAACTTTGCGAGGTTTTTGCTAATACTCAAAAAGATGAAATTTTAAAAGCTTTGGAATATTCCAAAGCCGATCTTAGTACTCAAATGGTGTATGAATTTACCGATCTTCAAGGTATTATGGGATCTTACTATGCTAAGGCTATGGGTATGAGTGATGAGCTTGCCTTGGCGATTAAAGAGCAATATCTTCCAAATGGCGATAATTCAGCAATGCCAAGTAATGAGTTTAGTTCTATTGTAGCTTTAGCTTGTAAACTTGATACACTTATGGGACTTTTTTCTATAGGAAAAATTCCAAGCGGCACAAAAGATCCTTATGCTTTAAGAAGAGCAGCAAATGGCGTTTTAAAAATTCTTCTAGCATTAAATAAAAGTTTTGACCTTAAAATGTTTTTAGAGGCTATATCTAGTGAGTATAAAAGTTTTGATCATAAAATACTGCTAGATTTTATTTTGGAGCGCTTGTATACTTTTTATGAAGTGAATGCTTCTTTTGTTAAAGCTGTGCTTTGTTCTAAGACTTATGATGTGATATATATTGATTCTTGCATAAAAGCTTTAATTCAAAGTGCAAGTAAGACAGATTTTAATCAAAATTTTGCAACTTTTAAGCGTTTGGCAAATATCGCTTTATTAAGCGATGTTCAAGTTGATGAAAGCTTATTTAATACCCAAGAGGAAAAAAACCTATACCAAGCATTTTTACAATGTAAAACTCAAAGACATAGCACCCAAGAGCTTTTAGAAAATCTTTTTGCGTTAAAACCGCAGATTGATGCATTTTTTGATAAAGTGATGATTAATGATAAAGATGAAAAAATCAAAAACAATCGCCAAGCTTTGGTATGTGTAATCTATCGTGAGTTTTTAAAAATAGCTGATATCAAAGAGCTTAGCTTATGA
- a CDS encoding alanine/glycine:cation symporter family protein, whose amino-acid sequence MDLISQFVDLINNQYYSILVILLIVTGFYYSYLTGFVQFRMLPYVFDILTEKQENHEKHHITPFQALMISTASRVGIGNIAGIAVAVVLGGPGALFWMWVMAFFGGASAFAESTLAQVYKSRDGKSFKGGPAYYISKALNLKWLGAIFAVILIITYAYGFNGLQSQTMTSAFEFYYKGMVDASEVSFAQSWWPIVIGAILAVFAAYMFFGDHTKIGKVSSVIVPIMAMIYVGLSIIAMFMNFDKIPEVFSMVFKSAFDFEAIFGGFAGSALVIGIKRGLFSNEAGMGSAPNAAASALTTHPAKQGVIQAFSVLIDVIICTSSGFLVLFSLAYANNIGVDGKPILTALPLVQESMREYYGNLGVHFTTVSIVLFAITSLIGNYYYAQANIKYLTQNPIIINLFKVSAVLMIFIGANMDLKFAWDLADTTMAFMATINIISILLLGGIVKKVLKDFSEQKRQGRDPVFSASKLGIKNAECWD is encoded by the coding sequence ATGGATTTAATATCCCAGTTTGTCGATCTTATCAATAATCAATATTATTCTATTTTGGTAATTTTGCTTATTGTTACAGGGTTTTATTATAGTTATTTAACAGGTTTTGTGCAATTTCGAATGCTTCCTTATGTCTTTGACATCTTAACAGAAAAACAAGAAAATCACGAAAAACACCATATCACTCCTTTTCAGGCTTTGATGATTTCAACAGCATCAAGAGTGGGTATAGGTAATATTGCAGGTATTGCAGTAGCGGTTGTGCTAGGCGGACCAGGTGCTTTATTTTGGATGTGGGTTATGGCATTTTTTGGTGGCGCTTCAGCTTTTGCAGAAAGTACTCTAGCACAAGTTTATAAAAGTCGCGATGGTAAAAGCTTTAAAGGTGGTCCTGCTTATTATATTAGTAAAGCTTTAAATTTAAAATGGCTTGGTGCTATTTTCGCGGTGATTTTGATCATCACTTATGCTTATGGATTTAATGGTCTTCAAAGCCAAACAATGACTTCAGCATTTGAGTTTTACTACAAAGGTATGGTTGATGCTAGTGAAGTGAGTTTTGCGCAAAGTTGGTGGCCTATTGTGATTGGAGCTATTTTGGCTGTTTTTGCAGCTTATATGTTTTTTGGTGATCACACTAAAATAGGTAAAGTAAGTTCAGTTATTGTTCCTATTATGGCGATGATTTATGTAGGTTTATCAATCATAGCGATGTTTATGAATTTTGATAAAATTCCTGAAGTATTTTCTATGGTTTTTAAAAGTGCTTTTGACTTTGAAGCTATTTTTGGTGGATTTGCAGGTTCTGCTTTGGTTATAGGCATAAAAAGAGGTTTGTTTTCAAATGAAGCAGGTATGGGTTCAGCTCCAAATGCTGCAGCTTCTGCTTTGACAACTCACCCTGCAAAACAAGGGGTTATTCAAGCGTTTTCTGTACTAATTGATGTGATTATTTGTACAAGTTCAGGATTTTTAGTATTATTTTCACTTGCTTATGCCAATAATATCGGTGTTGATGGCAAGCCTATTTTAACAGCATTGCCTTTGGTGCAAGAATCCATGAGAGAATATTATGGAAACTTAGGAGTGCATTTTACTACTGTAAGTATTGTTTTATTTGCTATTACTTCTTTGATCGGAAATTATTACTACGCACAAGCAAATATTAAATACCTTACTCAAAATCCTATCATTATCAATCTTTTCAAAGTAAGTGCAGTGCTTATGATTTTTATCGGTGCTAATATGGATTTAAAATTTGCGTGGGATTTAGCTGATACCACTATGGCCTTTATGGCTACGATTAATATCATTTCTATTTTATTACTTGGTGGTATAGTGAAAAAAGTATTAAAAGATTTTAGTGAGCAAAAAAGACAAGGTAGAGATCCTGTGTTCAGTGCTTCAAAGCTTGGTATTAAAAACGCAGAGTGCTGGGACTGA
- a CDS encoding M23 family metallopeptidase: MRKILYFLCFLVFSLDAREIQLIKGQVVFLELDKSSFLQVSSNSKKLPFFEYKNKIIVSVAMPYKNPKDRELLVQFKDYSQEKITIKFSEGDYQKEFLKVSASKVNPPKETLKRISKEYQEAIKVYSTYTNTALFDGEFIYPLESKITSDFGKARLFNDTLKSYHSGTDFRAANGTKIYASNDGIVRIASNRYYAGNSVVIDHGYGIYSQYYHLSKLNVKVGQKVKKGEFIGLSGASGRVTGPHLHFGILVNGVQVDPLDFIAKFNAL, translated from the coding sequence ATGAGAAAAATTCTTTACTTTTTGTGTTTTTTGGTTTTTAGCTTAGATGCTAGAGAAATTCAGCTTATTAAAGGACAAGTGGTTTTTTTAGAATTAGATAAAAGTAGTTTTTTACAAGTTAGTTCAAATTCTAAAAAACTACCTTTTTTTGAATATAAAAATAAAATCATTGTTAGTGTAGCTATGCCTTATAAAAATCCTAAAGATAGGGAATTATTAGTTCAATTTAAAGATTATTCTCAAGAAAAAATTACGATAAAATTTAGCGAAGGAGACTATCAAAAAGAATTTTTAAAGGTTAGCGCTTCTAAGGTAAATCCGCCTAAAGAAACACTTAAACGCATTAGTAAAGAGTATCAAGAAGCTATTAAAGTTTATAGTACCTATACTAATACAGCTTTATTTGATGGCGAATTTATATATCCTTTAGAAAGTAAAATTACTAGTGATTTTGGAAAAGCAAGGTTGTTTAACGATACACTTAAAAGCTATCACAGTGGGACTGATTTTAGAGCGGCAAATGGAACTAAAATTTATGCTAGCAATGATGGCATCGTAAGAATTGCTTCAAACCGTTATTACGCAGGTAATTCAGTAGTGATTGATCATGGGTATGGAATTTATTCACAGTATTATCATCTTTCAAAGCTTAATGTAAAAGTAGGGCAAAAGGTTAAAAAAGGTGAGTTTATAGGTTTAAGTGGGGCTAGTGGTAGAGTTACGGGGCCGCATTTGCATTTTGGAATTTTAGTCAATGGTGTACAAGTTGATCCACTTGATTTTATAGCTAAATTTAATGCCTTATAA
- a CDS encoding SAM-dependent methyltransferase — MTFSEFFQSWINKYYSQAVSVGKNGDFYTVVSVGNLFGVLLANHFLKLINDKKLTLPVEVVEIGANEGHLMLDFIQALYTLSPDVLEQIECYIIEPHEKLRTVQRKLFNAYDLDVKICNSLSECHFKNAFFYANELFDCFACELIKDKTMAYVDDEFNIIFKPMNDEFLKECEAYAITHSEFCVAYKPFLYQLKQACEKLTFACFDYAKKEEKISIRMYKNHQVYNLFEENLKDFFAKSDITYNVNFSHLMQVLKEEGFDIVEYKNQNQAFIDFGLEEIIEQAKNTQPKIYKNFINQSKNLMFNFGDKFKFLEFKL; from the coding sequence ATAACATTTAGTGAGTTTTTTCAAAGTTGGATCAATAAATACTATTCACAAGCTGTAAGTGTTGGCAAAAATGGAGATTTTTACACTGTAGTTAGTGTGGGAAATCTTTTTGGTGTATTACTGGCTAATCATTTTTTAAAACTTATCAATGATAAAAAATTAACTTTACCGGTTGAAGTTGTAGAAATAGGAGCAAATGAGGGGCATTTAATGCTTGATTTTATACAAGCACTCTATACACTTAGTCCAGATGTTTTAGAGCAAATTGAATGCTACATTATTGAGCCACATGAAAAGTTAAGGACTGTTCAAAGAAAACTTTTTAATGCATATGATTTAGATGTAAAAATTTGTAATTCTTTAAGTGAATGCCATTTTAAAAATGCTTTTTTTTATGCTAATGAATTGTTTGATTGTTTTGCATGTGAACTCATAAAAGACAAAACAATGGCATATGTCGATGATGAATTTAATATTATTTTTAAGCCTATGAATGATGAGTTTTTAAAAGAGTGTGAAGCATATGCTATCACTCATAGTGAATTTTGCGTCGCTTATAAGCCTTTTTTATATCAACTAAAACAAGCCTGTGAAAAATTAACTTTTGCATGTTTTGATTATGCAAAAAAAGAAGAAAAAATTAGCATTAGAATGTATAAAAATCATCAAGTATATAATCTTTTTGAAGAGAATTTAAAAGATTTTTTTGCTAAAAGTGATATTACTTATAATGTAAATTTTAGCCATCTTATGCAAGTTTTAAAAGAAGAGGGTTTTGATATAGTAGAATACAAAAACCAAAATCAAGCTTTTATTGATTTTGGTTTAGAGGAAATTATCGAGCAAGCTAAAAATACACAGCCAAAAATTTATAAAAATTTTATCAACCAAAGTAAAAATTTGATGTTTAACTTTGGCGATAAGTTTAAATTTTTAGAATTTAAACTTTGA
- a CDS encoding bifunctional 3,4-dihydroxy-2-butanone 4-phosphate synthase/GTP cyclohydrolase II, which produces MGYISIEQAIKELQDGKMLVMVDAEDRENEGDLIFPAQFSTQEKINFTITHARGVVCVALSENLAKKFELPLMVPKNTSNHETAFTITVDAKNATTGVSAYERNMTVQIFADDNAKASDFVRPGHINPLIAKKGGVLERTGHTEGTVDLCRLAGLKEACVICEIVKDNGDMARRSDLLEFCKKHAINMITISDLIEYRLKNESLISLIKEEESILAGFKAKKMTFKDHNENEHIAFSFGVLRECENVKFYLSGSDFELLTSNKLNELLKQIEFLSQKGGVIIFMKNEKQEKTQFKNYGIGAQILRYLKISKIKLLSQNTDKEFIGLKGFGLDITSSDFKV; this is translated from the coding sequence ATGGGATATATAAGTATAGAACAAGCTATAAAAGAACTTCAAGATGGTAAAATGTTGGTAATGGTAGATGCAGAAGATAGAGAAAACGAAGGGGATTTGATCTTCCCTGCGCAATTTAGCACTCAAGAAAAAATCAATTTCACCATCACTCACGCAAGAGGTGTAGTGTGTGTAGCATTAAGTGAGAATTTAGCTAAAAAATTTGAACTGCCTTTAATGGTACCCAAAAACACATCAAATCACGAAACAGCTTTTACTATCACTGTCGATGCAAAAAATGCCACAACCGGAGTAAGCGCTTATGAAAGAAATATGACTGTGCAAATTTTTGCTGATGATAATGCAAAAGCAAGTGATTTTGTTCGTCCTGGCCACATCAACCCTTTAATAGCAAAAAAAGGTGGGGTTTTAGAACGAACAGGTCACACAGAAGGCACGGTAGATTTGTGTCGCTTAGCAGGGTTAAAAGAAGCATGCGTGATATGCGAAATTGTCAAAGACAATGGAGATATGGCAAGAAGAAGCGATTTACTTGAGTTTTGTAAAAAGCACGCTATTAATATGATTACCATTTCAGATTTAATCGAGTATCGCTTAAAAAATGAAAGTTTGATCTCTTTAATCAAAGAAGAAGAAAGCATTCTAGCGGGTTTTAAAGCAAAAAAAATGACTTTTAAAGATCACAATGAAAATGAGCATATAGCTTTTAGCTTTGGAGTTTTAAGAGAATGTGAGAATGTTAAATTTTATCTTAGCGGGAGTGACTTTGAGCTTTTAACCTCTAATAAACTAAACGAGCTATTAAAACAGATTGAATTTTTAAGTCAAAAAGGTGGAGTGATTATTTTCATGAAAAACGAAAAACAAGAAAAAACGCAATTTAAAAACTACGGCATAGGAGCGCAAATTTTAAGATATTTGAAAATTTCAAAAATCAAACTTCTAAGCCAAAATACCGATAAAGAATTTATAGGCTTAAAAGGCTTTGGGCTTGATATTACAAGTAGTGATTTCAAAGTTTAA